A single genomic interval of Bombina bombina isolate aBomBom1 unplaced genomic scaffold, aBomBom1.pri scaffold_570, whole genome shotgun sequence harbors:
- the LOC128643551 gene encoding melanocyte-stimulating hormone receptor-like has protein sequence MTLGIPNSNVNFSNNSLPTQQPNQTNNYVEIPEELFLTLCVFSLLENIMVVVAIMKNHNLHSPMYYFICCLAVSDMLVSISHLGETLIMVLLNHGLLKVEQHMLKQMDNIFDMMICCSLVTSLSFLGAIAVDRYITIFYALRYHSIMTLRSAGIAIASIWLASTVCSIIFIIYHESDAVVLCLIVFFLFMLALMVALYIHMFLLARRHARSISALQKGKRSRINPHLASANMKGAITLTMLLGIFFLCWGPLFLHLTLFVSCPKNPICNSYFRYFHFYLILIIFNSVIDPLVYAFRSQELRKTLKDIILCSW, from the coding sequence ATGACCCTGGGGATCCCAAATTCAAATGTCAACTTCTCCAACAACAGCCTTCCTACACAACAGCCCAACCAAACAAATAACTATGTGGAAATTCCAGAAGAGCTCTTCCTGACCCTTTGTGTGTTCAGCTTGCTAGAGAACATCATGGTGGTAGTAGCTATTATGAAGAATCACAATTTGCACTCCCCTATGTATTACTTCATTTGCTGCCTAGCTGTGTCTGACATGCTTGTTAGCATCAGTCACCTTGGAGAGACTTTAATCATGGTCCTCTTAAACCATGGACTTCTGAAAGTCGAGCAACATATGCTCAAACAGATGGACAACATTTTTGACATGATGATCTGCTGCTCACTGGTGACATCCCTTTCTTTTCTTGGGGCTATTGCAGTGGACCGTTATATAACCATCTTCTATGCCTTGAGATACCACAGCATTATGACTTTAAGAAGTGCAGGAATTGCTATAGCTAGCATCTGGCTGGCCAGTACAGTCTGTAGCATCATCTTCATTATCTATCATGAAAGCGACGCAGTAGTGCTTTGTctcattgttttctttcttttcatgCTGGCTTTGATGGTGGCCTTGTATATCCACATGTTTCTTTTGGCAAGACGTCATGCACGTAGCATTTCTGCTTTGCAAAAGGGTAAAAGGAGTAGGATCAATCCACACCTGGCCAGTGCAAACATGAAGGGAGCTATCACCCTCACAATGCTATTGGGAATCTTCTTCCTTTGTTGGGGACCCCTCTTCCTCCACCTCACCCTGTTTGTGTCCTGCCCAAAGAACCCTATCTGCAACTCTTACTTCAGATACTTTCACTTCTACCTCATTCTTATTATTTTTAACTCTGTCATTGATCCACTTGTTTATGCTTTCAGAAGTCAGGAGCTGAGGAAGACTCTGAAGGACATTATTTTGTGCTCTTGGTGA